A single window of Onychomys torridus chromosome 8, mOncTor1.1, whole genome shotgun sequence DNA harbors:
- the LOC118588608 gene encoding FLYWCH-type zinc finger-containing protein 1 isoform X1: MPLPEPNEQEGEPVKAGQEPSLGARKPQESSNLVLAGDKEGSKPTGPATVSSNTPQTQPAKKQGRIIHRKRSRVDAVPPQPLEFLKTPYGGRLLVHKSFLYKQEKAVGDKVYWKCRQHSERGCRGRAITRGFRVTVMRDHCHPPDKEGLKMRRRKEKVPGSDLPEGSEGHEDGVSLWLYPVEPEPTPQQSIEEPEEDQGYRSLALQSLPPKKRPTPGVVRYRPLEFLKTCYGGTFLVHQSFLYKREKTVGSKVYWTCREHAVHGCRSRAITQGQRVTVMRSHCHPPDMEGLRARRQQEKTIKKIQARRIGAGDLEDCDDIEDTLLQGVDSLFYRRGQGTLTLSRSRSRKRAREHQESLQESPEEEDQNVDPRGPEFLRTPLGGNFLVYESFLYRREKAAGEKVYWTCRDQARMGCRSRAITQGRQVTVMRNHCHPPDLLGLETLRQREKRPGHSQWDGPEGPEFLKTPLGGSFLVYESFLFRREKATGDKVYWTCRDQARMGCRSRAITQGRRVMVMRRHCHPPDMGGLEALRQRENFPNLSSWEGPEPRKPLEFLRTSLGGRFLVYESFLYRKEKAAGEKVYWMCRDQARLGCRSRAITQGRRVVVMRSHCHPADVDGLEALRQREKELFPSAAKKTRAAKKAIAAKKAIAAKKARAAKKASAAKTSAAKTSAAKTSAAKTSAAKTSAAKTSTSKTSTSKTSTSKTSTSKTSTSKTSTSKTSTSKTSTSKTSAAKNSSAAKKTSTAKKKRASKRKN, encoded by the exons TTCCCCCCCAGCCCCTGGAGTTCCTGAAGACCCCATATGGGGGCCGCCTTCTAGTCCACAAGTCGTTCCTGTACAAGCAGGAGAAGGCTGTGGGGGACAAGGTGTACTGGAAATGCCGTCAGCACTCAGAGCGGGGCTGCCGGGGACGGGCCATCACGCGTGGCTTCCGAGTCACGGTGATGCGGGACCACTGCCACCCACCTGACAAGGAGGGCCTGAAGATGCGGCGCCGGAAGGAGAAGGTGCCTGGCTCAGACCTGCCCGAGGGCTCTGAAGGCCACGAAGATGGGGTGAGCCTATGGCTGTACCCTGTGGAGCCAGAGCCCACCCCTCAGCAAAGCATTGAAGAGCCAGAGGAGGACCAGGGGTACCGATCCCTGGCACTGCAGAGCTTGCCTCCCAAGAAACGCCCTACACCAGGAGTGG TACGGTATCGGCCCCTTGAGTTCCTGAAGACATGCTATGGGGGCACTTTCCTGGTACACCAGTCCTTCCTCTACAAGCGCGAGAAGACTGTGGGGAGCAAGGTGTACTGGACCTGCCGGGAGCATGCAGTCCATGGCTGCCGGAGCCGCGCCATCACCCAGGGCCAGCGAGTGACAGTTATGCGCAGCCACTGCCACCCACCTGACATGGAGGGCCTGCGGGCCCGGCGGCAGCAGGAGAAGACCATAAAGAAGATACAGGCAAGGCGGATTGGCGCCGGGGACTTGGAGGATTGTGATGACATCGAGGACACGCTGCTCCAAGGGGTGGACAGCTTGTTCTACCGCAGGGGGCAGGGCACACTGACTCTCAGTAGGTCCAGGTCCAGAAAACGAGCAAGGGAGCACCAGGAATCCTTACAGGAGTCCCCCGAGGAGGAGGACCAGAATGTGGACCCCA GAGGCCCAGAGTTCCTGAGGACCCCTCTAGGGGGCAACTTCCTAGTGTATGAGTCCTTCCTATACAGGCGGGAGAAAGCAGCTGGTGAGAAGGTGTACTGGACCTGCCGCGATCAGGCACGCATGGGCTGCCGCAGCCGAGCCATCACTCAGGGCCGGCAGGTGACTGTGATGCGAAACCACTGTCATCCACCTGATCTGTTAGGATTGGAGACTCTGAGGCAGCGGGAGAAACGACCCGGCCACTCTCAGTGGGATGGCCCAG AAGGGCCTGAGTTCCTGAAGACCCCTCTGGGGGGCAGCTTCCTGGTGTATGAGTCCTTCCTCTTCAGGCGGGAAAAAGCAACTGGTGATAAAGTGTACTGGACCTGCCGGGACCAGGCACGCATGGGCTGCCGCAGCCGCGCCATCACCCAGGGCCGGCGGGTAATGGTCATGCGCAGGCACTGCCACCCACCTGACATGGGGGGCCTGGAAGCCCTGCGGCAGCGGGAGAACTTCCCTAACCTGAGCAGCTGGGAAGGCCCAG AGCCTCGGAAGCCACTGGAGTTCCTGCGGACATCCCTAGGAGGCCGGTTCCTGGTTTATGAGTCCTTTCTGtacaggaaggagaaagctgCTGGTGAGAAGGTGTACTGGATGTGTCGGGACCAGGCCCGGCTGGGCTGTCGCAGCCGTGCCATAACCCAGGGCCGGCGGGTCGTGGTGATGCGgagccactgccacccagctgaCGTAGATGGTCTGGAGGCCCTGCGGCAGCGAGAGAAGGAGCTATTCCCCAGTGCAGCCAAGAAGACCAGGGCAGCCAAGAAGGCCATTGCAGCCAAGAAAGCCATTGCAGCCAAGAAGGCCAGGGCAGCCAAGAAGGCCAGTGCAGCCAAGACCAGTGCAGCCAAGACCAGTGCAGCCAAGACCAGTGCAGCCAAGACCAGTGCAGCTAAGACCAGTGCAGCTAAGACCAGTACATCCAAGACCAGTACATCCAAGACCAGTACATCCAAGACCAGTACATCCAAGACCAGTACATCCAAGACCAGTACATCCAAGACCAGTACATCCAAGACCAGTACATCCAAGACCAGTGCAGCCAAGAATTCCAGTGCAGCCAAGAAGACCAGTACAGCCAAGAAGAAAA gAGCATCAAAGCGCAAAAACTGA